In Papaver somniferum cultivar HN1 chromosome 1, ASM357369v1, whole genome shotgun sequence, a genomic segment contains:
- the LOC113321170 gene encoding uncharacterized protein LOC113321170 codes for MGLSQQFWFAFWKLKVPYKFQIFMWKGIHDAIPVKARIFRHLNADDKICVLCSMNQTEDLDHLLLHCSFSQAIWKTFFPNQFVSIVQHPSVLSWIHTWQLKGSNITIKHTPLVVHLALCIMHFIWKHRCRAVFSNITPNHRTVIHQINSYRAQHHLDTSFVSHDHYHLQNYILRLPWVPPPVQFLKINFDASYNSESLLAGIGIITRNSAGDYVMGRGTLKRAINVEKAEAWDMLEAMQIATSNGWSNVIFETDNLSISNFLQHQTSLCQWQCLPLLRNCVNICNSYPMWSCEFVYRSCNKDADALAKAARKQNLCGKWWGYPPDLVIPYINHDVSNVFM; via the coding sequence ATGGGTTTATCTCAGCAATTTTGGTTTGCATTCTGGAAATTGAAAGTACCATACAAGTTTCAAATTTTTATGTGGAAAGGAATACATGATGCTATACCTGTGAAAGCTCGCATCTTTAGGCATCTGAATGCTGATGATAAAATATGTGTTCTGTGTAGTATGAATCAAACTGAAGATCTGGACCATTTGCTACTTCATTGCTCCTTTTCTCAAGCTATATGGAAGACTTTTTTTCCTAATCAGTTCGTTTCCATTGTGCAGCATCCCTCGGTTCTCTCCTGGATTCATACTTGGCAGCTTAAGGGTTCGAATATAACTATCAAACACACACCTCTAGTTGTACACTTAGCTCTTTGTATAATGCACTTCATTTGGAAACATAGATGTAGGGCTGTTTTCAGCAATATAACACCCAATCATCGAACTGTCATACATCAGATAAACTCTTACAGGGCACAACATCATTTAGATACCTCATTTGTTTCTCATGATCATTATCATTTACAGAACTACATCTTACGTCTGCCTTGGGTTCCTCCTCCTGTGCAGTTCTTAAAGataaattttgatgcttcatataATTCTGAATCTTTGTTAGCTGGTATTGGTATTATAACTAGAAATTCTGCAGGGGACTATGTCATGGGAAGAGGAACATTGAAAAGAGCTATAAATGTTGAGAAAGCTGAAGCCTGGGATATGTTAGAAGCTATGCAAATAGCAACTTCAAATGGCTGGTCTAATGTCATTTTTGAGACAGACAATCTGAGTATCAGTAACTTTTTACAGCATCAAACTAGTCTTTGTCAGTGGCAGTGTTTACCTCTTCTTAGAAATTGTGTTAATATATGTAATAGTTACCCTATGTGGTCTTGTGAGTTTGTTTACAGGTCTTGTAATAAAGATGCAGATGCTTTAGCAAAGGCAGCTCGAAAACAGAATTTATGTGGGAAGTGGTGGGGTTATCCACCTGACTTAGTAATTCCTTACATAAATCATGATGTAAGTAATGTGTTTATGTAA
- the LOC113288532 gene encoding transcription factor bHLH110-like, translating to MEQYSGNLHHHHQHHHHHQLQEQLNIVGSSSSSSTSSLSPPPPPPFYQLLGINNSSSTWNQNLILNNGGNYFNQNSNVNGITGSPRDEVISRQSKNNNDDDIHHFVPPSLNTSTIHHQNQDLSNFHGRGFIDVNDQSLHELHLAKIKKELLLSSSSSLDSHHASKLFSNEAIMNNTFSKNYFKNENQLQDFYEEDHLGDLYNNNPETFTGFGNSFNPLSRVHSNNFCQMMVLPSTTISNADSNPQSFTSTTTNTSPLGLSSFQALDLLSSSSTKNISGGFDPDQTNSLFKDRSLSLNLYNNDMNPGVINNNWPSTNNPSKVNSLINGVTDAAKRPRPPGSSGNPKKTPQTTPVKKPRTESRSSIPPLKVRKEKLGDRIANLQQLVAPFGKTDTASVLMEAIGYIKFLQEQVETLSVPYMKSGRNNNAMRPKFQQGMSNARGGEVDTNEPKRDLRSRGLCLVPLSCTSYIITDDNSLSHVNWSTSGLPHFGGGSI from the exons ATGGAGCAGTACTCTGGAaatctccatcatcatcatcagcatcatcatcatcaccagctcCAAGAACAACTCAATATTGttggatcttcttcttcttcttcaacttcctctttatcaccaccaccaccaccacctttttATCAACTACTTGGAATCAACAATTCATCATCAACTTGGAaccaaaatctcatttt GAATAATGGTGGTAATTACTTCAACCAAAATAGTAATGTCAATGGTATCACAGGCTCACCAAGAGATGAAGTTATAAGTAGGCAAAGTAAGAACAATAATGATGATGACATTCATCATTTTGTTCCACCTTCTCTAAACACTTCAACcattcatcatcaaaatcaagactTGAGTAATTTTCATGGCCGAGGCTTCATCGACGTCAATGATCAGTCACTTCATGAGCTTCACCTTGCAAAAATCAAGAAAGAGCTactcttatcatcatcatcatcattagatTCTCATCACGCATCCAAACTATTCAGTAATGAAGCAATTATGAATAATACTTTCTCGAAAAACTACTTCAAAAATGAGAATCAACTACAAGATTTCTACGAAGAAGATCATCTTGGAGATCTCTACAACAATAACCCAGAGACTTTtactggttttggaaattcttttaaTCCATTAAGTAGAGTGCACAGTAATAATTTCTGCCAGATGATGGTATTGCCAAGTACCACCATTTCCAATGCCGACTCAAATCCGCAGTCCTTTACGAGTACTACTACAAATACTTCTCCATTAGGTCTGAGTAGTTTTCAAGCTTTGGATCTCTTGAGTTCATCATCGACAAAGAATATTAGTGGAGGTTTTGATCCTGACCAGACTAATTCACTGTTTAAAGATAGAAGCTTATCACTTAATCTCTATAACAATGATATGAATCCCGGAGTAATCAACAACAACTGGCCAAGCACAAACAATCCTAGCAAA GTAAATTCTTTAATCAATGGAGTAACAGATGCTGCAAAGAGACCAAGACCACCAGGTAGTAGTGGCAATCCGAAGAAAACGCCTCAGACAACACCAGTTAAGAAGCCTCGTACGGAGTCTCGATCTTCTATTCCACCCCTTAAG GTAAGAAAGGAGAAATTGGGAGATAGAATTGCAAATCTTCAACAGTTGGTGGCTCCTTTTGGCAAG ACTGACACAGCTTCTGTACTAATGGAAGCCATTGGGTACATCAAATTCCTACAAGAACAAGTCGAG ACGTTAAGCGTGCCTTACATGAAGTCCGGTCGCAATAACAATGCTATGCGTCCAAAATTCCAACAG GGTATGAGTAATGCTAGAGGTGGTGAAGTTGACACGAATGAACCCAAACGAGATCTAAGGAGTCGGGGGCTTTGCTTAGTGCCGTTGTCATGCACGTCGTACATTATAACGGACGATAATAGCTTAAGTCATGTTAACTGGTCGACATCGGGACTACCTCACTTTGGCGGAGGCTCTATTTGA